CTTACATTGAGTTTGAACGTGATGAGGATGGTTATCCTTATCTTTTTTGTGATCTTGGCACTAACGGGGAAATGGTTTTGGTCAAAGATAGCCGAACTTTTTTGTGTACTAGTGTAGCCATGGGGCCGGCCTTGGAGGGAGTAGGGCTTAGATTTGGCAGTGTATTTGGAGATAACGATGTCTGTAGCCGTTTTTTTCTTACACCTTCCGGGCTTAGCGGCTGGCCGCAAAAAGATTTTCGTATTTCGGGCAGTGGCTATTTGTCTTTGATAGGTATTCTACTTCAGCTTGGCATACTGGATAGAAATGGTCATTTTCAGGAAGGCCGCCATCCTTTGGCCCGTAAAGTTCAGGCGAGGCTACAGGAAAATAGATTATATTTAACTGAAGAAGTTTATTTAAGTGCGCACGATATTGAAGAAATATTAAAGGTGAAGGCTGCTTTTAACCTGGCTATTAATTACTTGCTTGAAAAGGCCGGGTTAACATTTAGAGATATAAGAAGAATTTTTATTGCCGGAGCATTTGGCCAACATGTGCAGGGAGGTTCACTTGAGGAACTAGGTTTTTTACCACAGGGAATGGAGGCCAAAACCAGCTTTGTGGGCAATACTGCCCTGAAAGGGAGTGTATTACTTTGCCAGGATGAAAGGGCCAGAAATTGGGTGGAAGGGCTTAAAGATAAGGTGCGATATATTAATTTGGCTCACGGAGATTATCTGGCTGAGAATTTTGCCAAGCATATGCGGTTTTCTTTTGTTGATGAAGACAGGAGGATTGGTTAATGTCCTCCCCCTCTGGCTAGGGGAGAATATTTAGTCCCTTGTTTTGAGTTTTGTACAGGACTGGTAATCTCATCCAAGAGATATTTACCCTGTGGAATCCCGCAGAAACGGGTTGCCTTTGGTAGCATTACACTGGGCAGGGAGGCATGGAAAAGAAATTTGCTCCCTGTTGTCACATACGACAAGGCTCTACTTTAGGAGAAAATATTCATGAAGACAGCAATATTTGGTTTTGCCGGCAGTGGAAAAACAGATTTGTTCATGGCTCTGGCTGGGCCGGAAATTGGTATGAATAACAGGGCCATGGTCAAGGTTCCTGAACCGCGGCTTGAGCCTCTGGCCAGGCTTTTTAACCCTCAGAAGGTAACCCAGACTGAAATTGAATATCTGGACATTCCCGGCGGGGGAGGAAAAGGTCAGGGTCTGGGAGCCAGGGTGCTAAATGAAATCAGGCCTTATGATTGTTTACTGGCAGTCCTGGATGGATTTAGTGGGGTAAATGACCCCAGTGAGCAGTGGCAGGCCATTGAGATGGATTTGATCATTTCTGACCTGGCTGTGGTGGAAAAGAAGCTGGAGCGGATCGCCATGGACAAAAAGAAGGCCAAGCATCTGGTTGACCCCAAAGAAGAAGAACTGCTTGTTAAGGTACGGGAGTTGCTGGAGTCTGAACAGCCTGTGCGCAAGGAACCTTCACTGGCACAGGCTCATGAACTGAGAGGATTTTGTTTTTTGTCTGCTAAGCCAATACTTTATGCCTGGAATGTGAGTGAAGACAACATCGGGCAGGTCAAGTTCCCTGAAGAAGAGACCGGTCAGGTGCATCTGACTGTATCGGCAAAGCTGGAGCGGGAGATGAGAGAACTTACCGATCCGGAAGAACTTCAGATGTTTATGGATGATCTAGGTATTAAGGAGTCAGCCCTGGATAGGGTTATTTCCAAGACCTATCATTTATTGGGGCTTATTACGTTTTTAACCGCTGGCGAAAAAGAAGTTCGGGCCTGGCCGTTAAAAAAAGGTGCTACCGCACCAGAGGCCGCCGGGGTAATTCATTCAGACCTTCAAAAGGGATTTATCCGTGCTGAAGTGCTCTCCTGGGACGATTTTCTAACATACCAGGATTTCAAAAAGGCCAAAGAACAGGGAGCACTTCGTCTGGAAGGAAAAGACTATATAGTACAGGACGGAGATATTATTACTTTTAGGTTTAATGTTTAGCTGTGACCACAATTTAAAACTCTTTTCCTTCAGCAATTTGACAACACTGAGTAAATCTTTTCTGGCATTTGGTAATTTAATTAAGCACCCATTTTACAACGACTGTTTGAATAGAATGGCCATTGATTTTTTAAAAGCTTAATTTCAGAACCTGACCATAATATTGGCTAAAAATGAGTGCTGGATAGTCTGTGACCAAACCTTGATCAAACTCAAAGGCCATCATAATTTTTTTCGATCCCGATTTCTTTCAAGCTGGTGCAAATGCCTGGACCCATCTATAGTTTGCTTGCGGGCAGAGCATAATGGGGCATTTAGAATGTGAGAGAATATTTTATTTATTGCCGATAGTTATGGCAAATAGTCTCAGATATTTAGGTTTGTCACCCCGATGCTCTGCTTATCCACAAGCTTCGCCAAGATGGTTTACCCAGCCCTTTACAATGCTTTCAAGAAACCAGGATTTTCAATTTGGTGGGCAAAATTGGGTTTGGCCACAGACTTTGGAGTTTAGAATTTTGAAATTAGGATTTCGGACTTATAAAAGATGCTGGACAATATTACAGTAGTTTTATGTAGGACAAAGTATTCAGAAAACATAGGGTCTGTGGCCAGAGCCTGTGTGAATATGGGCTGTCCCAATCTTATCCTGGTCAACCCTAAAGAGTTTGATATGGACAGGGCCCTACCCTTGGCTACTGTCAAGGGGAAGAAGGTTTTGGAAAGGGCAGAGGTTGTTTCCAATCTGCCTACGGCCCTTGCTTCTTTTCATAAAGTCTATGCCACTACAGCCAGAATGGGCGGTTGGCGCAAAGGCATACTCATGGCGGAAGAAGCTGCCAAGCGCATGACCGCCGAGATTGAATCTGGTGCAGAGATTGCTATTGTCTTCGGTCCTGAAGATACTGGTCTGACCAATGAGGAAATTGAGATCTGCGGCTCCCTTATCTCTATCCCGACCATGCCCGACGCCTGGTCACTTAATCTGGCCCAGGCAGTACTTATCATTCTTTATGAGTGTTTTAAATTAAAGCCGACAAGGAAATTAAGACCTATTATTACTGAAAATTCACGTTTGGCTACTCACGAAGAGCTTTTGACTTTGTATACCCATATGCAGCAGGCTTTGCTGGACATTGATTTCCTACGCAAAGACAACCCTGATTATTTTATGATGCCCCTGAAAAGGTTCATGAACAGGCTTGCGCTTCGGCGAAATGAATTCAATTTACTCATGGGGGTGTGTCGGCAAATCAGGTGGCTGAAATCACAGGTAGATAAATCAAAAAGTGATTGATTCCACAAAAAAAGGCAAGCATGATGCTTGCCTTTTTTTGTGGGGTAGTTTGGTAAATTGGTGCCTAAAATTTATACCCGATGCTCAAGCCAATGAGATGGCTGTGCCCATTTTTAAACTCACCTTCGAGGATATAGTCAGTAGTTCTAGCGTCGACATCCCTGTCCTCGATCAACAAATAGGTGTAAGATAGGTCAACCACCCACTTATCCCAATGAAAACCGGTTCCCAGTCCAAACAAGTGCCTGTTGTTTGCCGGGACCATGTAATCCACATGTTCATCCGGGATAGGGCTTTGATCATAGACATAGCTGGCACGCAAGTCCACTAACTCATTCAAGCTGTATTCCACGCCGAATTGAAGGCGCCATACATCGTGCCAGTCTTTTTTAGTAGTGGTGGAGGAAGTATCTCCTGACGGATGGCCTGGTGTTAACGGATCATCATATTCTATTGTTAATTCGTCATAGGTACTCCAGCGAGTATAGACAACATCTGCCTCTAAAGTTAGTCCTGACATGGGTTCAATCATAATACCCGCGGTAAAGGAATCAGGTAATGTAATATCACCCTTTGCTCCTGTATCTTTGAACCAGTCGGGATATAAAGCGACAAAGGCTGCAGGCCGATCAAAAGTTGCATCTCCTCTTACTGTTTGTTCCACCTGGCTTCTGTAAACAATGCCCATGGATAACCAGTTGGTTGGTTTATAATGGATGGCAGCGTTAAAGCCGTAGCCCACACTATCACCGACTAGCTTTGCCTGCATATCCTCACCAACTCCGAGGTCTTTCATTTTCTTCTGCGTAAACTCAAACCACATGGCCTCCAGGCCAAAGGCAAAAGAAAGGTCATCTGTCAGTTTGATAGCCAGATTGGGGTTTACAGATATAGACCTGATTCCGGCATAAGTTACATTATATCTTCCTGGCCAGTCATCAGGGTATTCACTCCCCAAACCGAATCGAGAAAAGATGCCGAGTCCTAACCAGTAGCGGTCATTCAGCTGGTAAGTCAGATAAGCGTGTGGAGGCAGCCAGATATTACTTTTAGCTTTAGTGGTTTCTGTGTCCGTGACTACCTCTACTTGCGGGGTAATGGCTGTGAATCCGGCCATAGCCCTGCCGCCTTCAAGCTGGGTGGTACCAGCAGGGTTAAAGGCCACAGCAGAAGGGTCATCTGCCCGGCCAACAAGTGTTCCCCCCAGTGCGTTTCCACGCGCGCTCCATTCGTAAATGCCAAATCCTGCACTTTGTACAGGAGATGCCTGAAGCAACCATAAAGCAAGCAGAAATAAAAAAATTTTTTTGGAACCCATCTCTCCTCCTAAAAAAAATTGTGGATTAACAATCAACAAATCTACTTTTCAGAACAAGAGAACGGGCTCATTATCTTAATTGGAAAAATGAGGCAAATAAAAAACTAGGAAAAAAGTTGGGCTTTTAGCTTGTAAATCAACATTTTAACGTGGATGATACAATAATTGGACAAAGTATTTTGCCTGTCTCTCGTCCCTCCTTTTTTCTTCAATCATAACTTCTTTAAAAAATTTGACTTAAGTCAAGGAAGGTTCTCTGAAAGGTATTGTATCAACTAACGCAACGAAACGGCATTATCCGTCTCTAGAGAAGCTTTCAGGGCTGAGAACGTTTTGGGCTATATATGGCCTAAAGAAGCACTGGGACAGTTAATCGGACTGTGATTATGCCTAAAACTTTTAAATGGTAGGAGATGTAGGCACAGAGGTATGGGGATTAACCAACAAACACAAAAAAGGAGGTTGGGGAACATGAAGGGAAAAAATTTTGTCGCAATGGTAGCAGCGGTTGTCTTTGCCTTCGGTGTGGTGTTGTTTAGGCCGGATTTTGCCGCGGCCCACTGCGACACCCTGGACGGGCCGGTAGTGACGGCTGCAAAAATTGCCCTGAAAAAGGGTGACGTAACCCCTGTGCTGAAATGGGTGAAAAAGGAGTATGAGGCGGAAATTCGCGATGCATTCAAAAAGACAATGGCTGTCAGGGGGAAAGGTAAAGATGCAAAGGAATTGGCTGATCGCTACTTCTTTGAAACTCTGGTCAGGATACACCGCGCGGGCGAAGGGGCTCCTTACACTGGGCTGAAACCTGCCGGAGCAGTGGAACCTATCGTAGCAAAGGGCGACAAGGCCTTGGAAAGCGGTTCGGTTGATAACCTTGTAGAACTCGTGACCAATGCAGTGGCTAAGGGGATACGTGAACGTTTTACCCATGCCATCGAGACTAAAAAGCATGCTGAGGAAAGCGTAGAGCAAGGGCGTGAGTTTGTAAAGGCCTATGTGGAATTCCTTCATTACCTGGAACGGCTGCATATGGCCGTCAAGGGGCATGGAGCTCATTAAGAAATAGTCAGGGTAAGCTTTAATGCTGTATGTTGTAGGTGAACAGGGTCAACTGACTCCTGCATGACTTGAGTTGTTCCAGAGCGCAGCGGAGGGAGTTCCTTTGGCGCAAGCCCTGGTTGGGCCAGCGTCAAAGCCCTCCGTTGACTCTCTGGATTTTTTAGTGCTCAGCCCTTTGTTATACGAAATAGAACAACTGTCGGATACACCTTGCCAAATTTTACTAACTTTAATGTTTCAAATTCAGGGATTTTTTCCTTGATTTTCTCTACTTTTCCAGCCTTCACCTACTCAACTACTTAACCCAAGTGCAGCCATCGGATGCACTCACCTTCATCTTTCCGGAGATTTTCAATAACGTCCCAGATTTTGGTGAGGTCCAAACTAGTTTTGCGATATCTTATGTAAATTTTCTAAGACAAATCAGTTGTGTTTTTTGCCAACCACACTTTTCATAGAATTTTAGTGCTGGTACGTTGTTTTTATCAGCTAATAATTGAAGCCTGGTCATACCTTGGAGTTTTCCCCACTTTTCAATGGAAGCAAGTAAGGTTTTACCAATACCTCTACCTGAATACTTTTTCTTGATAACCATATCTTCGATTAACCCCACAATTCCACCTTCAGCTGTAGAAGTTAGGGTTTGGATAGAGCACATAGCAACCACTTCATTATTAATAGTGGCGACCATGACACGGCCTTTTTCACTACTAAGCAGTTTTACCAGTCCTTTGCGTTGCTTTGTTTCGTTGAAGACGAAGTCTTCTTCAATAGAAAATAGTTCTTTTAGAAGTGGTAAAAGAGAATCTATGTCATCTAAAGTAGCTGGTCTAATGGAAACTTCTTGATTGTTCATTGATTATCCCTTCTTCATTTCTAAATGAATATTGTTGGTGAGATTGTTGTATTGGGCCTAACATGTGGCGAGATGGGCCATTTCGTAGCCCACGTCTCAAGGTGCGAGGCGAATATCGTGGTTAATAAATTGGGCTGACAGTCCATTTACAACCGCAGGCTTCTGGTTAGTTATTATGTTAGTAAATATTACCTTCTATTTTTTGACAAGTTACAGTGCCTACAGGTTGAAGTCAATGAGAGTGCAAAATTGAGACTACGGTGTTAAGTTTTGTGGCAGTATGTTTATGGTCTTGCGGGATATATGAATGGGTGGCTGATAAAGAGCAGCATTAAACTTATGCTCAGTGGAGTTTTAAGGCTGATTGTAAAACACATTTTTACCCTGAAAACAGAATAGAATTGGGTTTGGGGGCTAGCTGAGGACAGGGGGTAAAGGTTTTTTCAATATATTTAATTATATTCTCTTTTGTTTGCACTTTCATAAATCCATTCAGTATGGAATTGCCAAAGACAAAATTAGCGCAAAAATAGAGGGCGAATTTTTTAAAGAGCTTAATGGCTCGTGTAGGCTCAAAATAGGTCCACAAAAGTTCAACCATTTTTAAGGCAACTTGCGGATAAAGCTCAGGGTAAGGTTCAAACCCTTCGGTCATCTCGGCAAAAATCCATGGTTTGGCTATAGCCATTCTGCCCAGGGCAATTCCGGCACAGTTTGTTGTGTCCAGCATCCGGGCACAGTCCTCAGGGCTAAACACGTTGCCATTACCAAAAACGGGGATGGAGACAGCCTTCTGCACTTTCTTTATGTACTCCCATTTGGGTGGACGTGAGCGGCGATCAGGGGCTACGCGGGGATGAAAAATTAAGGCATCCACCCCGGCCTGTTCAAACTCCTGGGCAAGCCTTATGGCTGGTTCCGGTTTATCTTCCCAACCTGTGCGATACTTAATGATTAAAGGACAGGATACCGCCTCTCTGATAGACCTGACAATGGACAGGGCAAGCCCGGGGTCTTTTAACAAAGCTGCCCCTGCATTTTTATGGCAAATGCCGGCCACAGAACAGCCCATATTCACATCTACCCCAAAAAGACCTTCACTTTCAATGCGCACGGCGGCTCTGGTCATCACTTCTGGCTCTGATCCATATATCTGACAGACGAGGTGTACTGCCTCTGAGTCACGCCAGGAAAACACAGGTGATTTATAGCGGTTCTCATGGGGCAGGGCCCTGGCATTGCACATTTCAGTATAGGTCAGGCCATAGCCGCCAAAATCATCCAGGATTTCTCTAAAGGCTATGTGCGTTAGACCGGCCATAGGTGCTAAAATGACTCTCTTAGCTATTTCCTTCCGGCCGATTTTTAAGGGAGTGTTTAGAAAAGATTTTAATGAGTTCATACTGAAGGCTAAAAGATTAAGAGGTGCAAAGCTAAACAGAAAAGCTACCTCTTAGCCTTTTTATCGTCAATGGTCATATGTTGCTAGAGCTTTGGGGCATAACTGGAAAAAATAACAAAATCAAGGAGATGACGAAGCGAGATGGGCTAAGTTTTAGCCACAAATCCCTTATTTTTGCTTTTTTACCAAGCAGATTATCAATTTTTTAGGCTTCTGGTTTAGTCACTTTTCTGTTGTATTACAGCAGAACCCCAACTGATGATTTTTTCTACTGATACTGATTGTTCGCAAGAGAATTGATCTAAATCTATCATCAAGTAAGGCTTGTTGTGCTTCTCAGCATATTCAAGGTCAGGGCTGTTCCTCCGGTAGGAGGGCTATCCCAAAACGTCAGATACACTGTAAGACTACACAGATGACATGGTGGGAATGAAGTTGTCGTGCTTAAGCCTGCCACCCTTAACAGTTACGGGCGAAGTATGACTCATAGTTAATCAATGCTTGAATCTTGATTTGATGTCCCACGGTTAACTTGGGGTCACCGTCGATATTGCACTTCTCGAAGGCTTTGCTGGCGTTGGCTGAGGGCTGTGCCAGAGGCAAGGAAAGTTAGACGGGGCTTGTGGCGTGATGAGTGAGTTCCCGCTATCAGTAATTACTTACAATAACTTCTTTTATTTTGCCTCGCCCATTACTCTTACAATTAACAGCCCTATTGGCATAAACAGTGTGAATATTATATTCCTTATACAAATTCAACACAAATTCAGTATATGAATTAGATAGCATCCATAAAACGCCTTTATCAGTTAACTTATCGCATACTTCTTTTAGTATAAATTGCATATCTACATCAAAACCGTTTTGTGTGTAGGCAGTAAAGTTTGACGTGGCATTAAGAGGGACATAAGGAGGATCAAAGTATACAAAATCTTTCGGATTGGCAAAATCAAGGACAATAGAAAAGTCAGCATTCACAATTTCAGTTTTTTGCAAAGCTTGG
The Desulfovulcanus ferrireducens genome window above contains:
- a CDS encoding ASKHA domain-containing protein, which codes for MRKISIYLESSLETQELHFDSRKTYAQNLFTYGLIRERPLCSGLGLCGQCKIKFVSNSPKPKPKDLQILSPRELELGYRLACIHFPESNQKIEIPSTKGYFNFSKKSQSPAVCLGIDLGTTTIKWALIHADKEVSKGQCLNPQMGAGAEVVSRLAFALESEKNRQLLTTLVQAKVGQIVSKAGENKCPLVLAGNPAMIYLFLGLEVRELSFAPFNLNYWGGCEELLNPDIPKLYIPPLLGAFVGADISAGLTYIEFERDEDGYPYLFCDLGTNGEMVLVKDSRTFLCTSVAMGPALEGVGLRFGSVFGDNDVCSRFFLTPSGLSGWPQKDFRISGSGYLSLIGILLQLGILDRNGHFQEGRHPLARKVQARLQENRLYLTEEVYLSAHDIEEILKVKAAFNLAINYLLEKAGLTFRDIRRIFIAGAFGQHVQGGSLEELGFLPQGMEAKTSFVGNTALKGSVLLCQDERARNWVEGLKDKVRYINLAHGDYLAENFAKHMRFSFVDEDRRIG
- a CDS encoding DUF933 domain-containing protein, producing the protein MKTAIFGFAGSGKTDLFMALAGPEIGMNNRAMVKVPEPRLEPLARLFNPQKVTQTEIEYLDIPGGGGKGQGLGARVLNEIRPYDCLLAVLDGFSGVNDPSEQWQAIEMDLIISDLAVVEKKLERIAMDKKKAKHLVDPKEEELLVKVRELLESEQPVRKEPSLAQAHELRGFCFLSAKPILYAWNVSEDNIGQVKFPEEETGQVHLTVSAKLEREMRELTDPEELQMFMDDLGIKESALDRVISKTYHLLGLITFLTAGEKEVRAWPLKKGATAPEAAGVIHSDLQKGFIRAEVLSWDDFLTYQDFKKAKEQGALRLEGKDYIVQDGDIITFRFNV
- a CDS encoding RNA methyltransferase, translated to MLDNITVVLCRTKYSENIGSVARACVNMGCPNLILVNPKEFDMDRALPLATVKGKKVLERAEVVSNLPTALASFHKVYATTARMGGWRKGILMAEEAAKRMTAEIESGAEIAIVFGPEDTGLTNEEIEICGSLISIPTMPDAWSLNLAQAVLIILYECFKLKPTRKLRPIITENSRLATHEELLTLYTHMQQALLDIDFLRKDNPDYFMMPLKRFMNRLALRRNEFNLLMGVCRQIRWLKSQVDKSKSD
- a CDS encoding OmpP1/FadL family transporter — its product is MGSKKIFLFLLALWLLQASPVQSAGFGIYEWSARGNALGGTLVGRADDPSAVAFNPAGTTQLEGGRAMAGFTAITPQVEVVTDTETTKAKSNIWLPPHAYLTYQLNDRYWLGLGIFSRFGLGSEYPDDWPGRYNVTYAGIRSISVNPNLAIKLTDDLSFAFGLEAMWFEFTQKKMKDLGVGEDMQAKLVGDSVGYGFNAAIHYKPTNWLSMGIVYRSQVEQTVRGDATFDRPAAFVALYPDWFKDTGAKGDITLPDSFTAGIMIEPMSGLTLEADVVYTRWSTYDELTIEYDDPLTPGHPSGDTSSTTTKKDWHDVWRLQFGVEYSLNELVDLRASYVYDQSPIPDEHVDYMVPANNRHLFGLGTGFHWDKWVVDLSYTYLLIEDRDVDARTTDYILEGEFKNGHSHLIGLSIGYKF
- a CDS encoding DUF6448 family protein translates to MKGKNFVAMVAAVVFAFGVVLFRPDFAAAHCDTLDGPVVTAAKIALKKGDVTPVLKWVKKEYEAEIRDAFKKTMAVRGKGKDAKELADRYFFETLVRIHRAGEGAPYTGLKPAGAVEPIVAKGDKALESGSVDNLVELVTNAVAKGIRERFTHAIETKKHAEESVEQGREFVKAYVEFLHYLERLHMAVKGHGAH
- a CDS encoding GNAT family N-acetyltransferase produces the protein MNNQEVSIRPATLDDIDSLLPLLKELFSIEEDFVFNETKQRKGLVKLLSSEKGRVMVATINNEVVAMCSIQTLTSTAEGGIVGLIEDMVIKKKYSGRGIGKTLLASIEKWGKLQGMTRLQLLADKNNVPALKFYEKCGWQKTQLICLRKFT
- a CDS encoding tRNA dihydrouridine synthase gives rise to the protein MNSLKSFLNTPLKIGRKEIAKRVILAPMAGLTHIAFREILDDFGGYGLTYTEMCNARALPHENRYKSPVFSWRDSEAVHLVCQIYGSEPEVMTRAAVRIESEGLFGVDVNMGCSVAGICHKNAGAALLKDPGLALSIVRSIREAVSCPLIIKYRTGWEDKPEPAIRLAQEFEQAGVDALIFHPRVAPDRRSRPPKWEYIKKVQKAVSIPVFGNGNVFSPEDCARMLDTTNCAGIALGRMAIAKPWIFAEMTEGFEPYPELYPQVALKMVELLWTYFEPTRAIKLFKKFALYFCANFVFGNSILNGFMKVQTKENIIKYIEKTFTPCPQLAPKPNSILFSG